The following proteins come from a genomic window of Anabaena sphaerica FACHB-251:
- a CDS encoding SAM-dependent DNA methyltransferase has translation MIGDSSWETRDKLSKVVKIEKLREADYNLSPSQFVDISEKFVHREIGDILADLAAARQAREWADKDLDEVLIRLNLGK, from the coding sequence TTGATAGGAGACAGCAGTTGGGAAACTAGGGATAAATTGAGTAAGGTTGTCAAAATTGAAAAGTTAAGAGAGGCTGATTATAATCTTAGTCCTTCTCAGTTTGTGGATATTAGCGAGAAGTTTGTACATCGGGAAATTGGTGATATTTTAGCAGATTTAGCAGCAGCAAGACAAGCAAGAGAATGGGCTGATAAGGATTTAGATGAGGTTTTGATTAGGTTGAATTTAGGTAAATAG
- a CDS encoding ion channel yields the protein MKFRLKRLLNKQRKRIIPRVHIKINNGQFEVMGMGAWHSYWRDPYHLLLTIPWIGFLILICIFYVAINTIFALAYLLGGDCIANAQPGSFLDAFFFSVQTLASIGYGAMYPKTTYANVIVTIEAIIGLMGIALMTGLGFARFARPTARVMFSNVAVITEHEGMPTLMFRTANQRRNMILEAQMRVYLMRDEVTAEGESMRRIYDLPLIRYQTPNFSLSWSVMHTIDESSPLYGMTPELLIKTHSSLIVSLSGIDETVSQVVHARHSYIAKDILWNSRFVDIIHHTPDGHRYFDYNHFHDVLPLEN from the coding sequence ATGAAATTTAGATTAAAGAGACTTTTAAACAAGCAAAGAAAGCGGATCATTCCACGAGTTCATATCAAGATCAATAATGGGCAATTTGAAGTTATGGGCATGGGTGCATGGCATTCATACTGGCGTGATCCTTACCATTTATTGCTCACAATTCCCTGGATAGGATTCTTGATCCTTATTTGTATTTTTTATGTAGCTATTAATACTATATTTGCCTTAGCTTACTTGCTCGGTGGAGATTGTATCGCTAATGCTCAACCAGGCTCTTTTTTAGATGCCTTTTTTTTCAGCGTGCAAACTTTGGCATCTATTGGGTATGGTGCGATGTATCCGAAAACAACTTATGCTAACGTCATAGTCACCATTGAAGCAATAATTGGTTTAATGGGAATTGCATTAATGACGGGATTAGGCTTTGCTCGTTTTGCCCGACCAACTGCCCGTGTAATGTTTAGCAATGTAGCCGTTATCACAGAACATGAGGGAATGCCAACACTGATGTTTCGCACCGCTAACCAACGTCGGAACATGATTTTAGAAGCACAAATGCGGGTGTATTTAATGCGTGACGAAGTAACGGCAGAAGGTGAGTCTATGCGTCGGATCTATGATTTACCACTTATACGTTATCAGACACCTAACTTCTCTTTATCTTGGTCAGTTATGCACACTATTGATGAATCCAGCCCTTTGTACGGGATGACACCAGAATTACTAATCAAGACACATTCTTCACTGATTGTATCTCTAAGTGGCATTGATGAAACAGTGTCACAGGTAGTCCATGCCCGTCATAGTTATATTGCTAAAGATATTTTGTGGAATAGTAGATTTGTTGATATTATCCACCACACCCCTGATGGACATCGCTATTTTGATTACAACCATTTTCACGATGTTTTACCGTTGGAGAATTAA
- a CDS encoding DUF3493 domain-containing protein → MVDPNLKNRLKAEIAAPYRGLRQFIYIGVGASGFIGAFVFFFQLLAGRNIDSTLPNFALQLGIVALMVFLWRWEQNRQRRS, encoded by the coding sequence ATGGTAGATCCAAATTTAAAAAATCGTTTGAAAGCTGAAATAGCCGCCCCCTATCGGGGTTTAAGACAATTTATCTATATTGGTGTTGGTGCTTCTGGTTTTATCGGCGCATTTGTATTTTTCTTTCAACTACTGGCTGGTAGGAACATTGACAGCACCTTACCTAACTTTGCACTGCAATTAGGAATAGTTGCTCTGATGGTATTTCTGTGGAGATGGGAACAAAACCGCCAAAGACGTTCCTAG
- a CDS encoding DUF2281 domain-containing protein, whose product MTQAVEKQKSILDRVQNLTPEQQEEVLNFIDFLQFKGQKQDVEPKQRRKWGDIKGKALYPLVGEDAQIWVSRNRREETENRELHLRSNYED is encoded by the coding sequence ATGACTCAAGCTGTGGAAAAACAAAAATCTATTTTAGATAGAGTCCAGAATTTAACACCGGAACAACAGGAGGAAGTATTAAATTTTATTGATTTTTTGCAATTTAAAGGACAAAAACAGGATGTAGAGCCAAAACAACGCCGTAAATGGGGAGATATTAAAGGTAAAGCACTCTATCCTTTAGTTGGTGAAGATGCTCAAATTTGGGTGTCAAGAAATAGAAGAGAGGAGACGGAAAATAGAGAATTACATTTAAGAAGTAACTATGAAGATTGA
- a CDS encoding MerR family transcriptional regulator, with translation MQENFFTSKEAAQLTGCTLRQIQYWREKGIVVPVIGDTGTGRSIYYSRSNLVELAAMVYWLSTGISFDIACETLKRLKEQEPELFVSGKGKRFMLLLSAQEDSLSLVEFDKKIAIASLDEGKAVIPVWLDIIYQQLVNKLR, from the coding sequence ATGCAAGAAAATTTTTTCACAAGTAAGGAAGCGGCTCAATTGACAGGTTGTACCCTTCGCCAGATTCAGTATTGGCGAGAGAAGGGGATTGTTGTACCTGTAATTGGTGATACGGGTACGGGACGCAGTATTTATTATTCCAGGTCTAATTTGGTGGAGTTGGCAGCGATGGTATATTGGCTGTCTACGGGTATCAGTTTTGATATTGCCTGTGAAACACTGAAAAGGCTGAAGGAACAAGAGCCGGAGTTGTTTGTTTCAGGTAAAGGTAAGCGGTTTATGTTGTTGTTGTCGGCACAGGAGGATTCGCTTTCGTTGGTAGAGTTTGATAAGAAAATTGCGATCGCATCTCTGGATGAAGGTAAAGCTGTGATTCCTGTGTGGTTAGATATTATTTATCAACAATTAGTTAACAAATTGCGTTAA
- a CDS encoding MFS transporter, with protein MNRNFWITALIAFVNSLSFTILIPIIYLYGKQFGLTDFQTSLLFSIYSIAQFFATPVIGKLSDRFGRKPLLIISLAGTVIANFIAGTATTAWVLFFARFLDGITGGNASVAQAVISDITISQKRAQAFGIYGAAMGLGFVLGPATSLLAQQISLGAAFLASGGVAFVALLMTILFLPETLQQQAQKPKNIFDLGLGNLIKGLAMPGIGILLLINFFTGTTFTMFTYAFQPYFIKVLGQNSQSLTLLFLTFGTLAVIMQTWGISILKGKFDIVKILFLGLFFRSLSFFLMPIWANINYFVIVSILFSLFNSLVQPMISTLISLNAKAEDQGTVLGLNASYLSISNGIGPVIAGMIVQQSQPITYGYPLYLAGVLTFLVLGFAIYNRQRYTPRNS; from the coding sequence ATGAATCGTAATTTTTGGATTACTGCTTTAATTGCCTTTGTTAACTCCCTCAGTTTTACAATTTTAATTCCCATTATCTATCTTTATGGTAAACAATTTGGTCTGACCGATTTTCAAACCAGTTTATTATTTTCTATTTACTCTATAGCTCAGTTTTTCGCAACCCCCGTCATAGGTAAATTATCTGATAGATTTGGGCGTAAGCCTTTACTAATTATCAGTTTAGCTGGTACTGTGATTGCTAACTTCATAGCGGGAACGGCAACAACAGCTTGGGTGCTATTTTTTGCCAGATTCTTAGATGGGATCACGGGTGGTAACGCCTCTGTTGCTCAAGCAGTTATTTCTGATATCACCATTTCCCAAAAACGCGCCCAAGCTTTTGGCATTTATGGTGCAGCAATGGGGTTAGGCTTTGTTTTAGGACCAGCTACAAGTTTGTTAGCACAGCAGATTTCTTTGGGGGCTGCTTTTTTAGCTTCTGGTGGAGTAGCGTTTGTGGCTTTGTTAATGACAATATTATTTTTACCAGAAACTCTCCAACAGCAGGCACAAAAACCTAAAAATATCTTTGATTTAGGTTTAGGAAATTTAATTAAAGGTTTAGCAATGCCAGGAATTGGCATTTTACTATTAATTAATTTTTTTACTGGGACAACATTTACAATGTTTACCTATGCTTTTCAACCTTACTTTATCAAGGTTCTGGGGCAAAATAGTCAATCTTTAACTCTTCTCTTTTTAACTTTTGGTACGCTGGCAGTAATTATGCAAACTTGGGGAATTTCTATCCTCAAAGGAAAATTTGATATAGTCAAGATATTATTTTTAGGTTTGTTTTTTCGGAGTTTGTCATTTTTTTTAATGCCGATTTGGGCTAACATTAATTATTTTGTCATAGTTAGTATATTATTTTCCTTATTCAATTCTCTTGTGCAACCGATGATTAGCACGTTAATTTCTCTCAATGCTAAAGCTGAAGATCAGGGAACTGTTTTAGGATTAAATGCTTCTTATCTAAGTATTTCTAATGGTATTGGTCCTGTAATTGCCGGAATGATTGTACAGCAATCTCAGCCGATAACTTATGGCTATCCTTTATATTTAGCAGGAGTTTTAACATTTTTAGTTTTAGGTTTTGCCATATATAATCGTCAAAGATATACACCACGTAATTCATAA
- a CDS encoding ATP-binding cassette domain-containing protein — translation MKLIECHNLETAYATSLNRPILNDINLDIDQGEFVVLLGLNGAGKSTLLRSLVGLVPLVKGEIHIHGLEMTPQTLPKIRREIGMLFQGGGLIRQLSAIENVLCGRLGMRTTAQTWLGFPKRDCILAQELLGQLGLRDKIYQKTSQLSGGQQQRVAIARALIQSPQILLADEPITGLDVVASQQVMQILSELNTQQGLTIITVLHDLGIAAEYAQRAIVLDAGRVVYDGKCDNLQEQFSQVLSL, via the coding sequence GTGAAACTGATTGAATGTCATAACCTAGAGACAGCTTATGCTACATCTCTGAATCGTCCCATCCTCAACGATATTAATCTTGATATTGATCAAGGTGAGTTTGTGGTTTTGTTGGGACTCAATGGTGCGGGTAAGTCTACATTGTTGCGATCGCTGGTAGGATTAGTGCCATTGGTAAAGGGAGAAATTCACATTCATGGTCTGGAAATGACTCCCCAAACATTGCCGAAAATTCGCCGTGAAATTGGAATGTTATTTCAAGGTGGTGGATTAATTCGTCAATTATCAGCTATTGAAAATGTTTTGTGTGGTCGTTTGGGTATGAGAACAACTGCACAAACTTGGTTGGGATTTCCTAAACGCGATTGCATTCTGGCCCAAGAATTATTAGGACAACTGGGTTTAAGAGACAAAATATATCAAAAAACCAGTCAACTGAGCGGTGGACAACAACAACGAGTTGCGATCGCTCGTGCTTTAATTCAATCACCACAAATACTTTTAGCCGATGAACCAATCACTGGTTTAGATGTAGTTGCATCCCAACAAGTAATGCAAATTTTATCTGAACTCAACACCCAGCAAGGCTTAACTATTATCACAGTTTTACACGATTTAGGCATAGCCGCAGAATACGCCCAAAGAGCTATAGTTTTAGATGCCGGACGTGTCGTTTATGACGGAAAATGTGATAATCTGCAAGAACAATTTTCCCAAGTTTTGAGTTTGTAG
- the phnE gene encoding phosphonate ABC transporter, permease protein PhnE produces the protein MKKSFNSQFLHRYPWLINIVILLVMVGIYTWALQGLSVDFELLKNSWPYITDFIVRLFPPDWKVVDIAIKALIETVQMSLWGTSIGAILSLPIAIASANNVAPLWLRWLANLLQNAVRSVPSIILGLIFVAATGLGAPAGTLALSIYTIGYLAKFYQQAIEAVDSRSLESLQVIGASRMQIAQYGILPQVLPLGLGYTLWMFEYNIRAASVLGVVGAGGIGFQLKSYIDGFEYTKATTMMLVLLVVVTVIDIFSSKLRRYLDSM, from the coding sequence ATGAAAAAATCTTTTAATTCCCAATTCCTACATCGTTACCCCTGGCTAATTAATATCGTCATTCTATTGGTTATGGTAGGGATTTATACTTGGGCTTTGCAAGGCTTAAGCGTTGATTTTGAACTGTTAAAAAATAGCTGGCCTTACATCACAGATTTTATTGTGAGGTTATTTCCTCCAGATTGGAAAGTTGTCGATATAGCAATTAAGGCATTAATTGAAACTGTACAAATGTCCCTTTGGGGAACTTCTATTGGTGCTATACTTTCTCTACCAATTGCGATCGCTAGTGCTAATAATGTTGCTCCCCTCTGGTTACGCTGGTTAGCGAATTTACTTCAAAACGCCGTGCGTTCTGTTCCCTCTATCATTCTGGGCTTAATTTTCGTAGCTGCTACAGGTTTAGGCGCACCCGCTGGAACATTGGCTTTATCAATCTATACCATTGGCTACCTTGCGAAATTTTATCAACAAGCCATTGAAGCCGTAGATTCACGTTCTTTAGAGTCTTTACAGGTGATTGGTGCATCGAGAATGCAAATAGCCCAATATGGAATTTTACCGCAAGTATTGCCCTTGGGATTAGGTTATACTTTGTGGATGTTTGAGTACAATATCCGTGCTGCTTCTGTGCTTGGTGTAGTTGGTGCAGGTGGGATTGGTTTTCAGTTGAAAAGTTATATAGATGGTTTTGAGTATACCAAAGCCACAACCATGATGTTAGTGCTGTTGGTAGTGGTGACGGTAATTGATATTTTTAGTAGTAAATTACGCCGTTATTTGGATTCCATGTAA
- a CDS encoding type II toxin-antitoxin system VapC family toxin encodes MKIEDYLIQDKKLFLDTAPVIYYVENNPQYQSLVDYVFENLDSGLLSAVTSPITLSECLVYPYRLGLTELQEDFIDLIVSGVNVEFIQIDELIAKQASQLRAKYNLALLDSLQISVAIVAKCDVFLTNDIQLKRVTELPILVLSDFLAGGKNG; translated from the coding sequence ATGAAGATTGAAGATTATTTAATTCAGGATAAAAAGTTATTTCTGGATACTGCACCAGTAATTTATTATGTTGAGAATAATCCTCAATATCAATCGTTAGTGGATTATGTATTTGAGAATCTTGATTCAGGTTTGCTGAGTGCTGTTACTTCTCCTATCACTTTATCTGAGTGTTTAGTTTATCCTTATCGTTTAGGATTAACTGAACTACAAGAGGATTTTATTGATTTGATTGTTTCTGGTGTAAATGTTGAGTTTATTCAAATTGATGAATTAATTGCTAAACAAGCCTCTCAATTACGGGCTAAATATAATTTGGCTTTATTAGACTCTTTACAAATTTCTGTGGCTATTGTTGCTAAGTGTGATGTATTTTTAACGAATGATATTCAATTGAAACGAGTAACAGAATTACCAATTTTAGTTTTGAGTGATTTTTTAGCAGGTGGTAAAAATGGATAA